Genomic DNA from Amycolatopsis alba DSM 44262:
TGTGGAATCTGTCCATCAGCGGCGCTTGGTGGCTCACCGCGATCTTCTCGGTCGGTATCGTCCTTTCGCTGTTCTCCGCGTACCTGAACCGGCCCGGCGCTCAGCCCTGAGCGCCCTCGAAGCGCGAAGCGATCTCAGTGCGGCCTCGCTCGGAAAGGGCTCCGAAGAGACGTAGGCGCGCCATGCCGCCATCGGGATAGATGTCGAGACGGACTTCAGTCACCTCAGGTCCCGAAGCCAGGGCGAACCGATGCCGCGTGTCGGGCTGCAAGCGTGTCTTCGGCAGCAGCTCGACCCACTCGCCGTCGCCGTCCCGGCCGCTCAGCGCCGCCCAGCCGGGCGCGTTGCCCTTGAGGTTGCTGTTGTCGAACTCGGCGAACCGGACGACGCCCGCGCCTGCCAGCCGCACCGTGACCCAGTCGTTCCCGTCGTCCCGCCGCCGCGCCGTCTCCCAGCCCTCGGCCTGATGCGCGGCGAGCCCCGGCGAGAACAGGTTGTTGGGCGAGGAATAGAACATGTTGCTGCAGCCGGTGACCACCGCGCCGTTCTCCAGCGCCGCGAGGTCGAGCGCGCCGGGGTCGAGCAGGCGCGGATCCGGGATCGGCGTGCCGTGCACCCGCAGCCGGGCCACCCCGCCGTCCGGATGCATGGTCAGCCGGACGTGCGTGTAGCGCTTGCTCCCGCCGATTTCGAAGAAGTTCTCCGTGTGTCCCGCGGCCGCGCCACGTTTCACCAGCACGTCCCAGTCCGCTTCGGACAGTTCGGCCGCGTTGGGGTACCCCTCGACGGCGCACGCCTCGACGGAGACGAACGGCGGGTAGTTCCCCTTGAAGAACGCGGTGTCCACGATGACACCGGTGACAGCGCCCGCCAGGCCGAGCCGGACGACGGCCTGATCGTCACCGGGCTCGCGGTGCCGCCGGGTCTCCCAGCCGTCGTAGACCTGCCCCTTGGGCCCGAACGTCTCCGTCTGGTGCGCGGGAACCCACGGATTGACCAGGTTCTCCTTCTCGGCGAACAACTCGTCCGTCGCCCACATCACGGTCCCGCCGAACTTGCGCGAAGCCAGATCGGGCAGGGCTGTCCACTCAGGACGGTCGTTCACGGTCTCCTCCATCTCAGCAGTCACCCCGGCTCAGCAGAACGCCTGCCGGGTCTTCACCGGTGATCTCCTCGCCCCGCAACCACGTGCTCCGGACGACGCCCGCGAGCGGGCGCCCGTGATAGGCGCTGACCGGGTTGCGGTGCTTCAACTTCGCGACGTCGACGACGAAAGCCTCGTCGGGCGCGAACACGCTGAAGTCGGCGTCGTAGCCCGGCGCGAGGTGCCCCTTGCGCCGCATCCCCGCCTGCACGGCGGGGTGTTCCGCCATCCAGCGGACGACGTCGGTGAGCGCGAACCCGCGCTGCCGCGCCTGGGTCCAGACCGCGGGCAGGCCGAGCTGGAGCCCCGCGATCCCACCCCAGGCGAGCCCGAAATCGCCGCTGTCGAAGCGTTTCAGCTCCGGCGTGCACGGCGAATGGTCGGTCACCACACAGTCGATGACGCCGTCCGCGAGGCCTTGCCACAACAGTTCACGGTTCCCGGCCTCGCGGATCGGCGGGCAGCACTTGAACTGCGTCGCGCCGTCGCCGATCTCCTCCGCGGTGAAACTCAGGTAGTGCGGGCAGGTCTCGGCGGTCAGCCGGACACCGTCGCGCCGCGCGCTCTCGACCATAGGCAGCGCGTCCGAAGAGGACAGGTGCAGGATGTGCGCGCGGACGCCGGTCTTCCTGGCGAGCTCGATGACCTGCGCGATCGCCACGTTTTCAGCGCCACGCGGACGCGAGTGCAGGAAGTCTTCGTACTTCTCGCCGTGCGGGTCGGGCGCGTGGTCGATCGCGTCGGAGTCTTCCGCGTGCACGATGATCATGCCGTCGAAGGTCCGCAGTTCGGTCATCGCCTCTTCGAGCCCGCGCGCGTCCAGCGGCGGGAACTCGTCAACACCCGAATGCAGCAGGAAGGACTTGAAGCCGAACACCCCGGCCTCGTGCAGGCCGCGCAGATCCGCCAGATTGCCGGGGATCGCGCCACCCCAGAACCCGACGTCGACGTGCACGCGCCCCTCGGCGGTCTTGCGCTTCACCTCCAGCGACGCGACGTCGACCGTCGGCGGCAGGCTGTTCAGCGGCATGTCCACGATCGTGGTGACCCCGCCGGCCGCGGCCGCGCGGGTCGCCGAGGCGAAACCCTCCCATTCGGTGCGGCCGGGGTCGTTGACGTGCACATGCGTGTCCACGAGACCCGGCAGCAGGACGACGTCCTCGCCGAGTTCGAGTACCCGATCGCCGTCCAGCGCGGCTCCGGCGGGTTCCACCGCGACGATGCGGCCGTCGTCGACACCGATCGTCGCGGGTACCTCTCCGGCGGCCGTCACAGCTCGGGCGGCCTTGATCACCAAGTCCATAGATACTCCCAATTTCCACTGGGTGGAATCGAGGTTTCGCACTCCGACATTAACTCTGGCCACCGTGCTCGTCAATGAGCCTCAGCGGCGCTACCTTCGCTTGGTGCAGTTAGAAGCCGAGTTCACCAGCGAACCGTTCCACGGCGAGGGTCCGCCGCCCGAGCACGCCGTCAAAGCCCGCGACACCGCGGAGGACGCGGGCCTGTCCGCCGACTTCGGCCCGCTCGGCACCCTCGTCCGCGGCGACGCCGACACCCTGCTCGACGCGCTCCCGTCCATCGCCAGGGCGGCGCTGAACGGCGGCGCGACCCGCGTGACCCTCCAGCTCCGGCAGGTCGGCGACGACTCGGCCGAACCGCCCGTCGAACTGCACAGCGCGCTGGCCCGCCTCATCGGCGACGTCGAACGCGAACTCGGCGGCAAGCTCGACACCCTCGACCGCGCCGCCAAGCAGCGCGCGGTGCGGTTGCTCAAGGAACGCGGCGCGTTCGGCCTCCGCAAGTCGGTGTCGACCGTCGCCGAGGCACTGGGGGTCACGAGGTTCACGGTCTACAACTACCTCAACCGCGACCAAGACTGAAGAGCAGATTCAACAAAATGTTGACGGCGACGGAATCGTCGCCGTACCGTCAGCTCCCGTGCCGCTCACCATCCGAGAGTTCGACCAGGCTCCCGCACAGGACGTCCGGCCGGTGCTGACCGCCTGCCTCGACGTGCCGCGCTGGGTGGAAACCCTGCTGGCCAGGCGCCCCTTCGGCGATCTGGCCACCCTGCTCGCCGCGTCCGAGGCGCTCACCCCACTGCGCCCCGGCGAGGTCCGGCAGGCGATGGCCGCCCATCCCCGGATCGGGGAGAAAGCAGGCGGCGAAAGCACCGAAGCCGGCTGGTCGCGTTCGGAACAGTCCGGAGTGGACAGTGACACGGCGCGCGAGTTCGCCGCGGCCAACGCCGAATACGAGGCGGCGTTCGGGCATGTGTTCCTGGTCTGCGCGAGCGGCCGGAGCGGTGCCGAACTGCTGGAGAACCTGCGTTCGAGGCTTTCGAACGATCCGGAGAAGGAACTCGAAGTGGCCGGTCAAGAACTGGCCAAGATCGCCGCGCTGCGGCTGGAAAAGGCGGTGACGGCGTGAGCCTCGTGACCACCCACATCCTCGACACCGCGGCCGGGCGACCGGCGGCGGGCGTCGGGGTCCG
This window encodes:
- the alc gene encoding allantoicase; the encoded protein is MEETVNDRPEWTALPDLASRKFGGTVMWATDELFAEKENLVNPWVPAHQTETFGPKGQVYDGWETRRHREPGDDQAVVRLGLAGAVTGVIVDTAFFKGNYPPFVSVEACAVEGYPNAAELSEADWDVLVKRGAAAGHTENFFEIGGSKRYTHVRLTMHPDGGVARLRVHGTPIPDPRLLDPGALDLAALENGAVVTGCSNMFYSSPNNLFSPGLAAHQAEGWETARRRDDGNDWVTVRLAGAGVVRFAEFDNSNLKGNAPGWAALSGRDGDGEWVELLPKTRLQPDTRHRFALASGPEVTEVRLDIYPDGGMARLRLFGALSERGRTEIASRFEGAQG
- the allB gene encoding allantoinase AllB, yielding MDLVIKAARAVTAAGEVPATIGVDDGRIVAVEPAGAALDGDRVLELGEDVVLLPGLVDTHVHVNDPGRTEWEGFASATRAAAAGGVTTIVDMPLNSLPPTVDVASLEVKRKTAEGRVHVDVGFWGGAIPGNLADLRGLHEAGVFGFKSFLLHSGVDEFPPLDARGLEEAMTELRTFDGMIIVHAEDSDAIDHAPDPHGEKYEDFLHSRPRGAENVAIAQVIELARKTGVRAHILHLSSSDALPMVESARRDGVRLTAETCPHYLSFTAEEIGDGATQFKCCPPIREAGNRELLWQGLADGVIDCVVTDHSPCTPELKRFDSGDFGLAWGGIAGLQLGLPAVWTQARQRGFALTDVVRWMAEHPAVQAGMRRKGHLAPGYDADFSVFAPDEAFVVDVAKLKHRNPVSAYHGRPLAGVVRSTWLRGEEITGEDPAGVLLSRGDC
- a CDS encoding helix-turn-helix domain-containing protein, encoding MQLEAEFTSEPFHGEGPPPEHAVKARDTAEDAGLSADFGPLGTLVRGDADTLLDALPSIARAALNGGATRVTLQLRQVGDDSAEPPVELHSALARLIGDVERELGGKLDTLDRAAKQRAVRLLKERGAFGLRKSVSTVAEALGVTRFTVYNYLNRDQD
- the uraD gene encoding 2-oxo-4-hydroxy-4-carboxy-5-ureidoimidazoline decarboxylase encodes the protein MPLTIREFDQAPAQDVRPVLTACLDVPRWVETLLARRPFGDLATLLAASEALTPLRPGEVRQAMAAHPRIGEKAGGESTEAGWSRSEQSGVDSDTAREFAAANAEYEAAFGHVFLVCASGRSGAELLENLRSRLSNDPEKELEVAGQELAKIAALRLEKAVTA